Proteins from a single region of Pseudodesulfovibrio portus:
- a CDS encoding tetratricopeptide repeat protein — translation MIFRYLAAILVPALLLLGVYCTALPELGHEIKAAARGGDAAAQVELARMYYSGDTFEPDMTESLRWLNAAADQKYPEALSTLGLFYLSGHGVEKDEARGFAMITEAAELGYPQAQAYLAFAYGSGTGVKPDTAKFLHWVRLAAENNDPRSQFNLAVLKLTGKLVDQDVPGARALLESSADQGYTEAQTMLGEFLARGIQGEPDLVEACKWFAIAGTKGHQRANSLLMSIVNSMTKDQMNEAADRANAWLEARGQGVR, via the coding sequence ATGATTTTCCGATACCTTGCCGCCATTCTCGTTCCCGCCCTGCTTCTGCTCGGCGTCTACTGCACCGCGCTCCCTGAACTGGGCCATGAAATCAAGGCCGCCGCCAGGGGCGGAGATGCCGCCGCCCAGGTGGAACTCGCCCGCATGTACTACTCCGGCGACACCTTCGAGCCCGACATGACCGAGAGCCTGCGTTGGTTGAATGCCGCTGCAGACCAAAAATATCCCGAGGCCCTGTCCACCCTCGGCCTCTTCTACCTGAGCGGCCACGGCGTGGAAAAGGACGAGGCCAGGGGGTTCGCCATGATTACCGAAGCCGCCGAGCTGGGCTATCCGCAGGCCCAGGCCTATCTCGCCTTTGCCTACGGAAGCGGCACGGGGGTCAAGCCCGACACGGCCAAGTTCCTGCATTGGGTGCGGCTGGCGGCAGAGAACAACGACCCCCGCAGCCAGTTCAACCTGGCCGTTCTCAAGCTCACGGGCAAGCTCGTGGACCAGGACGTGCCCGGCGCAAGGGCCCTGCTCGAAAGCTCTGCGGATCAGGGCTATACCGAGGCCCAGACCATGCTGGGCGAGTTCCTGGCGCGCGGCATCCAGGGCGAGCCCGATCTGGTGGAGGCCTGCAAGTGGTTCGCCATCGCCGGGACCAAGGGCCACCAGCGCGCCAACTCCCTGCTCATGTCCATCGTCAACTCCATGACCAAGGACCAGATGAACGAGGCCGCCGACCGCGCCAACGCCTGGCTCGAAGCCCGGGGCCAGGGCGTCCGGTAA
- a CDS encoding chemotaxis protein CheD has product MSTLTVSISDMKFSTDPGDVLVTYSLGSCLGVTAYDPKARIGGLIHCLLPSAVGAKERARKKPFMFVNTGVAMMVRILLENGAQKNRLVFKVAGGANMRSNDFFSTGKRNMEALTKLLDRNKVSLAAQAVGGTIPRTMYLYLDTGRVVVKSLGKESEL; this is encoded by the coding sequence ATGAGCACGCTGACGGTTTCCATATCGGACATGAAATTCTCCACCGATCCCGGGGACGTTCTCGTCACGTATTCCCTGGGCTCCTGTCTCGGGGTTACCGCCTATGACCCCAAAGCCCGCATCGGGGGGCTGATTCATTGCCTGCTGCCTTCGGCGGTGGGGGCCAAGGAGAGGGCGCGGAAGAAGCCCTTCATGTTCGTCAACACGGGGGTGGCCATGATGGTCCGCATCCTCCTGGAGAACGGGGCTCAGAAAAACCGCCTGGTGTTCAAGGTGGCAGGCGGGGCCAACATGCGGTCCAACGATTTTTTCAGTACGGGCAAGCGGAACATGGAAGCCCTGACCAAGCTGCTCGACAGGAACAAGGTGTCCCTGGCGGCCCAGGCGGTGGGCGGGACCATCCCCCGCACCATGTACCTGTACCTCGACACGGGCCGTGTGGTGGTCAAGTCGCTGGGAAAGGAGTCGGAACTGTGA
- a CDS encoding N-acetylmuramoyl-L-alanine amidase, with product MKLLAAAPHRTLHVMAVLVIAVLLLCVPDAMAATAKSYFTVGHADFHALRRNSKKAKYRSNWEKVEKSFTRSLKASPNGPYAPKSLYYIGRVHEELGIQSGLKSDFRRAVDYFGRVLARYPRHGWADDCLYRRAGIYAGRLRETDSARLDLARIITDYPRSDMHSKAKAALRKLGKYDWAIARVSKDSDPAADSLDAAAKAAVNNKPKPAPKNAANTKPTDPSGTAHLDMVRFTSSDEYTRVVLELDGRVTYRYQVLDPNPAVNRPHRLYIDLKNSRLGHDVTSATTVSDGILSSIRTGQYSKDTTRVVLDFQNFQEYKIFPLENPYRIVIDVYAPDGKQTAAKPAPRATTANSTYRPPSGSKKMAGDLLEQLGLTVRTIMIDPGHGGKDPGAVANGLREKEVNLRFAKLLGDKLEGKGFNVIYTRTSDVFIPLDKRTSMANAQKADLFLSVHCNANRSRSVNGLETYSLNLAKSDAAVRIAARENAVDPRSISDLQFILTDLMVNSKIKESRDLASDVQTKTIYRVRKKYSVKNQGTREAPFYVLMGARMPSVLVELGYLTNKTEAKRLKSDSYLNYLANGIVEGILAYKGKIERYAMR from the coding sequence ATGAAGCTGCTCGCTGCCGCCCCCCACCGCACCCTGCACGTCATGGCGGTTCTCGTCATTGCGGTGCTTCTTTTGTGTGTGCCCGACGCCATGGCGGCCACGGCCAAATCCTACTTCACGGTCGGCCATGCCGACTTCCATGCCCTGCGCCGGAACTCCAAGAAAGCCAAATACCGGTCCAACTGGGAAAAGGTGGAGAAATCCTTCACCCGCAGCCTCAAGGCCAGCCCCAACGGCCCCTACGCGCCCAAGTCCCTGTACTATATCGGCCGGGTCCATGAGGAACTCGGCATCCAGTCCGGCCTGAAGTCCGACTTCCGCAGGGCCGTGGACTACTTCGGCCGGGTGCTGGCCCGCTATCCGCGCCACGGCTGGGCCGACGACTGCCTGTATCGCCGCGCGGGCATCTATGCGGGGCGTCTCCGCGAGACCGACTCGGCCCGCCTGGACCTGGCCCGGATCATCACGGACTATCCCCGCTCCGACATGCACTCCAAGGCCAAGGCCGCGCTCAGGAAACTCGGAAAGTACGACTGGGCCATCGCCCGGGTTTCCAAGGACAGCGACCCCGCCGCCGACTCCCTGGATGCGGCAGCCAAGGCTGCGGTCAACAACAAGCCCAAGCCCGCTCCCAAGAACGCCGCCAACACCAAGCCCACGGACCCGTCGGGCACAGCGCACCTGGACATGGTCCGCTTCACCTCCAGCGACGAGTACACCCGCGTGGTCCTGGAGCTGGACGGACGGGTCACCTACCGCTATCAGGTGCTCGACCCCAACCCGGCAGTGAACCGCCCGCACCGGCTCTACATCGACCTCAAGAACTCGCGGCTGGGGCACGACGTGACCTCCGCCACCACGGTGTCCGACGGCATCCTGAGCTCCATCCGCACCGGCCAGTACTCCAAGGACACCACCCGCGTGGTCCTCGATTTCCAGAACTTCCAGGAATACAAGATATTCCCACTGGAAAACCCGTACCGCATCGTCATCGACGTGTACGCACCGGACGGCAAGCAAACCGCAGCCAAGCCCGCTCCCAGGGCCACCACCGCCAACTCCACCTACCGCCCGCCCAGCGGGTCCAAGAAGATGGCCGGCGACCTCCTGGAGCAACTCGGCCTGACCGTGCGCACCATCATGATCGACCCCGGCCACGGCGGGAAGGACCCCGGCGCAGTGGCCAACGGGCTGCGGGAAAAGGAAGTCAACCTGCGCTTCGCCAAGCTGCTCGGCGACAAGCTCGAGGGCAAGGGCTTCAACGTCATCTACACCCGGACCTCGGACGTCTTCATCCCCCTGGACAAGCGGACCTCCATGGCCAACGCCCAAAAGGCCGACCTGTTCCTGTCCGTGCACTGCAACGCCAACCGCAGCCGGTCGGTCAACGGCTTGGAGACCTACAGCCTGAACCTGGCCAAGTCCGACGCCGCCGTGCGCATAGCGGCCCGGGAAAACGCGGTTGACCCGCGCTCCATCTCGGACCTCCAGTTCATCCTCACGGACCTGATGGTCAACTCCAAGATCAAGGAATCCCGCGACCTGGCGAGCGACGTGCAGACCAAGACCATCTACCGGGTCAGAAAGAAGTATTCGGTCAAGAACCAGGGCACCCGCGAAGCCCCCTTCTACGTGCTCATGGGCGCGCGCATGCCCTCGGTGCTCGTGGAACTGGGCTACCTGACCAACAAGACCGAGGCCAAACGGCTCAAGTCCGACTCCTACCTGAACTACCTCGCCAACGGCATCGTCGAAGGGATACTGGCCTACAAGGGCAAGATCGAACGATACGCGATGCGGTAG
- a CDS encoding HD-GYP domain-containing protein produces the protein MTAITLDDTVSTLVLMAQAAEARNPLTERHSERVALAAKGIGRELGLSVTECDRLLVMGRLHNIGIVGTRDSVLLKTGALTPDEYIHIQSHTVLGAKILYPIRQLADVAEVCLNHHERWDGSGYPNSIQGESIPFHARIIAVADVFSALISSRPHRDSLPRPVAADMIAEERGTKHCPRSVDGFLKWFARTGGMIDLPEGV, from the coding sequence ATGACAGCAATCACCCTTGACGACACCGTATCAACCCTCGTCCTCATGGCCCAGGCCGCCGAAGCCCGCAATCCCCTGACCGAAAGGCATTCCGAGCGCGTGGCCCTGGCGGCAAAGGGCATAGGCCGGGAACTCGGCCTGTCCGTGACGGAATGCGACCGCCTGCTGGTCATGGGTCGGCTGCACAACATCGGCATCGTGGGCACCCGCGACTCGGTTCTGCTCAAGACCGGTGCCCTGACCCCGGATGAATACATCCATATCCAGAGCCACACCGTCCTGGGGGCAAAAATCCTCTACCCCATCAGGCAACTGGCCGACGTGGCCGAGGTCTGCCTCAACCACCACGAACGCTGGGACGGCTCCGGCTACCCGAACTCCATCCAGGGCGAATCGATCCCGTTTCACGCCCGCATCATAGCCGTGGCCGACGTGTTCAGCGCCCTGATCTCCTCCCGCCCCCACCGCGATTCCCTGCCCCGACCGGTGGCTGCGGACATGATCGCTGAAGAGAGAGGGACAAAGCACTGCCCCCGCAGCGTGGACGGTTTCCTGAAGTGGTTCGCCCGCACGGGCGGCATGATCGACCTGCCCGAAGGGGTGTGA
- a CDS encoding DEAD/DEAH box helicase encodes MESPVLEYVSAMLDSDRMAHQIAHYRPLEGADARFGEPRRPWPAAIVNALSLLGIDNLYDHQAEAADHVRAGHHVVVATPTASGKTLTYNLPVMEQVLADPEAKALYLFPLKALAQDQLKGFTELAALLPEDRRPTAAIYDGDTTPHFRKKIRNSPPNVVMSNPEMVHLSMLPHHASWAEFLSGLTHVVVDEVHTYRGVMGGHMAMVFRRLMRLCRYYGASPTFVFCSATIGNPAELCRMLTGLDVHPILESGAARGGRHMIFLNPDGSPSQAAIQLLKAALSRNLRTIVYCQSRKMTELISMWASERSGRFAGRISAYRAGFLPEERREIEGRMASGDLLAVISTSALELGIDIGGLDVCIMVGYPGSIMATLQRGGRVGRSRQDSAVALIAQEDALDQYFMRNPDDFFARPPESAMLNPHNPVIMDRHLICAAAELTLRRGEPFLAEAEVGSRVEELVGFGQLYEVEPDLPGHPSEIVTHRKRPHREVDLRGAGQQLHIEDNTAGQEKAPVIGTIDAHRAFRETHPGAVYLHRGRTYVITELDHGRGAVHAVKERVGYYTRPRGSKDTEILEVLGRKACFGTRVYFGRVRVTEQITGYEKRSVRGGKLLGIMPLDLPPLVFETESVWFEVGHDIRRRCEEEYLHFMGGIHAFEHAAIGMLPLLVMTDRNDLGGISTPMHPQVEGPAVFIYDGMPGGAGLTRQAFERADELVEATLKTIADCPCELGCPSCVHSPKCGSGNRPIDKRASLFVLEAIRSGDPKSIEPKEIDVNTLPGIDMKKPAPGRYGVLDIETRYSADEVGGWSRADRMGVSIACVYDSEDDGMHDYEQDRMNELVDHLQQFDLVIGFNHVKFDYAVLGGLHPFKFRSLPNLDLLIEVNNRLGYRVKLDNIAQATLDAGKSADGLQALAWWKEGRLDLITEYCRQDVAVTRDVYLYGREHGHIFFTNKAKQKVKLPVDW; translated from the coding sequence GTGGAAAGCCCTGTCCTCGAATACGTCTCCGCCATGCTCGATTCCGACCGCATGGCCCACCAGATCGCCCACTACAGGCCCTTGGAGGGAGCGGACGCGCGCTTCGGCGAGCCGCGCCGCCCGTGGCCCGCCGCCATCGTGAACGCGCTCTCCCTGCTGGGCATCGACAACCTCTACGACCACCAGGCCGAGGCTGCGGATCACGTCCGGGCCGGGCACCACGTGGTGGTGGCCACGCCCACGGCCAGCGGCAAGACCCTGACCTACAACCTGCCGGTCATGGAGCAGGTCCTGGCCGATCCCGAGGCCAAGGCGCTCTATCTCTTCCCGCTCAAGGCCCTGGCCCAGGACCAGCTCAAGGGATTCACCGAACTGGCCGCGCTGCTTCCCGAAGACCGCCGCCCCACCGCCGCCATCTACGACGGGGACACCACGCCGCATTTCCGCAAGAAGATCCGCAACTCGCCGCCCAACGTGGTCATGTCCAACCCGGAGATGGTCCACCTGTCCATGCTGCCGCATCATGCTTCGTGGGCGGAGTTCCTGTCCGGCCTGACGCACGTCGTGGTGGACGAGGTGCATACCTACCGGGGCGTCATGGGCGGGCACATGGCCATGGTCTTCCGGCGGCTCATGCGGCTGTGCCGCTATTACGGGGCCAGCCCGACCTTCGTGTTCTGCTCGGCCACCATCGGGAATCCGGCCGAACTCTGCCGCATGCTCACGGGGCTCGACGTCCATCCCATCCTGGAATCCGGGGCCGCGCGGGGCGGTCGGCACATGATCTTTCTCAACCCGGACGGCAGCCCGTCCCAGGCGGCCATCCAACTGCTCAAGGCCGCCCTGTCGCGCAACCTGCGGACCATCGTCTACTGCCAGTCGCGCAAGATGACCGAGTTGATATCCATGTGGGCCTCCGAACGCAGCGGCCGATTCGCCGGGCGCATCTCAGCCTACCGGGCGGGGTTCCTGCCCGAGGAGCGGCGCGAGATCGAGGGGCGCATGGCCTCCGGAGACCTGCTGGCGGTCATCTCCACCTCGGCCCTGGAGCTGGGCATCGACATCGGCGGCCTGGACGTGTGCATCATGGTCGGCTACCCCGGCTCCATCATGGCCACCCTGCAGCGGGGCGGGCGCGTGGGCCGCAGCCGACAGGATTCCGCCGTGGCCCTCATCGCCCAGGAGGACGCGCTGGACCAGTATTTCATGCGCAACCCGGACGATTTCTTCGCCCGCCCGCCCGAGTCGGCCATGCTCAACCCGCACAACCCGGTGATCATGGACCGGCATCTGATCTGCGCCGCCGCCGAACTGACGCTGCGGCGCGGCGAGCCGTTCCTGGCCGAGGCCGAGGTGGGCAGCCGGGTCGAGGAGCTGGTGGGTTTCGGCCAGCTCTACGAGGTGGAACCGGACCTGCCGGGCCACCCGTCGGAGATCGTCACCCACCGCAAGCGGCCCCACCGCGAGGTGGACCTGCGCGGGGCCGGACAGCAGCTGCACATCGAGGACAACACCGCCGGACAGGAAAAGGCCCCGGTCATCGGGACCATCGATGCTCACCGGGCCTTTCGCGAGACCCATCCGGGCGCGGTCTACCTGCACCGGGGCCGGACCTACGTCATCACCGAGCTGGATCACGGCAGGGGCGCGGTCCATGCGGTCAAGGAGCGGGTGGGCTACTACACCAGGCCGCGCGGCTCCAAGGACACGGAAATCCTCGAAGTGCTGGGCCGGAAGGCGTGCTTCGGCACCCGCGTCTATTTCGGGCGGGTCCGGGTCACGGAGCAGATCACCGGGTACGAGAAGCGCAGCGTGCGCGGCGGCAAGCTGCTCGGCATCATGCCTCTGGACCTGCCGCCCCTGGTCTTCGAGACCGAGTCCGTGTGGTTCGAGGTGGGCCACGACATCCGCCGCCGCTGCGAAGAGGAATATCTGCATTTCATGGGCGGCATCCACGCCTTCGAACACGCGGCCATCGGCATGCTGCCGCTGCTGGTCATGACCGACCGCAACGACCTGGGCGGCATCTCCACCCCTATGCATCCGCAGGTGGAGGGCCCGGCGGTCTTCATCTACGACGGCATGCCGGGCGGGGCCGGGCTGACGCGCCAGGCCTTCGAGCGGGCGGACGAGTTGGTCGAGGCCACGCTCAAGACCATTGCCGACTGCCCGTGCGAGCTGGGCTGCCCGTCCTGCGTGCATTCGCCCAAGTGCGGGTCCGGCAACCGGCCCATCGACAAACGGGCCTCCCTGTTCGTGCTGGAGGCCATCCGGTCCGGCGACCCGAAATCCATCGAACCCAAGGAGATCGACGTGAACACCCTGCCAGGCATCGACATGAAAAAGCCCGCGCCGGGGCGCTATGGCGTGCTGGACATCGAGACCCGTTACTCAGCCGACGAGGTGGGCGGCTGGAGCCGCGCCGACCGCATGGGCGTGTCCATCGCCTGCGTCTACGACTCGGAAGACGACGGTATGCACGATTATGAGCAGGACCGGATGAACGAGCTGGTGGACCACCTGCAACAGTTCGATCTGGTCATCGGTTTCAATCACGTGAAATTCGACTACGCCGTGCTCGGCGGCCTGCACCCCTTCAAGTTCCGCTCCCTGCCCAACCTGGACCTGCTCATCGAGGTCAACAACCGCCTCGGCTACCGGGTCAAGCTGGACAATATCGCCCAGGCCACCCTGGACGCGGGCAAGTCGGCCGACGGCCTCCAGGCGCTCGCATGGTGGAAGGAGGGACGGCTGGACCTGATCACCGAGTACTGCCGCCAGGACGTGGCCGTGACCCGAGACGTCTACCTGTACGGCAGGGAGCATGGACATATCTTTTTCACCAACAAGGCGAAGCAAAAAGTCAAGCTGCCCGTTGACTGGTAG
- a CDS encoding HDOD domain-containing protein, which translates to MNRREEILDIVSKVVALPSCVGKASSLLENNVEDFAKLARIIEHDPGLTANLLKMVNASAIARRHPIQTTRDALCWLEAPDILQFVISTGLAPTYVRTIDGYDQSPGMYLQQSVAVAIAACKLGKALGVSFPAYTYTAALLAGVGKLVLGTYVKVDMHRLMSKVLEENLPFDKAEDAVLGINHAEIGEFLLKRWGLPPEITDVVRYHLRPDDYAGESLVLDLVHVGNLLAKLIGVGLGADGLNYDLSTNSIERLGVTPEIADRVSAEVVTELGGLWDLFVECVDRVCVL; encoded by the coding sequence GTGAATCGGCGTGAGGAAATACTGGACATTGTCTCGAAAGTCGTGGCGCTGCCGTCCTGCGTGGGCAAGGCTTCGTCCCTGCTCGAGAACAATGTGGAGGATTTCGCCAAGCTGGCCCGCATCATCGAGCACGATCCGGGGCTGACCGCCAATCTGCTCAAGATGGTCAACGCCTCGGCCATCGCCCGCAGGCATCCCATCCAGACCACCCGCGACGCCCTGTGCTGGCTGGAGGCTCCCGACATCCTCCAGTTCGTCATCTCCACGGGCCTCGCGCCCACCTACGTCAGGACCATCGACGGCTACGACCAGAGCCCCGGCATGTACCTGCAGCAGTCCGTGGCCGTGGCCATTGCCGCCTGCAAGCTCGGCAAGGCCCTGGGCGTTTCCTTTCCGGCCTATACCTATACCGCCGCGCTGCTGGCCGGGGTGGGCAAGCTCGTGCTCGGAACCTACGTCAAGGTGGACATGCACAGGCTGATGTCAAAGGTCCTGGAAGAGAACCTTCCGTTCGACAAGGCCGAGGACGCGGTGCTCGGCATCAACCACGCGGAGATCGGCGAGTTCCTGCTCAAACGGTGGGGGCTGCCCCCGGAGATCACCGACGTGGTCCGCTACCATCTGCGGCCGGACGACTATGCAGGCGAGAGCCTGGTCCTGGATCTGGTGCACGTGGGCAACCTGCTGGCCAAGCTCATCGGCGTCGGGCTGGGTGCGGACGGGCTCAACTACGACCTTTCCACCAACTCCATCGAGAGGTTGGGGGTCACGCCGGAGATCGCGGACAGGGTGTCCGCCGAGGTGGTCACGGAACTGGGCGGGCTCTGGGACCTGTTCGTGGAATGCGTGGACCGCGTCTGCGTCCTGTAG
- a CDS encoding ATP-grasp domain-containing protein: MIVLDYPYVSRFLTDSVMELGLPVLDTENARRLTGGAGLNFIDEIEFSARLGVGTRLYTNSENGLEHILRCRCNEDLVRQVDICKDKALFRETVAPLHPDYRFARVAIDDLAEFDVSGFDCPFIVKPARGFFSLGVHLVKSHGQWPEVVRTILEEREALNAEYPEGVVDAGEFLVEAGIDGEEYAIDVYYDGDGAPVITNILHHHFVSGDDVSDRLYYTSARILRERLEPFTDYVIRMGEACALRNFPIHLEVRVTPEGGIVPIEANPLRFAGWCVADITGHAWGFNPYEYYFKGLAPDWEAVLSTREGEVTTMVIADVPPGMDRDRIAGFDLQGFQSMFDNPLELREIDYSAYPVFAFCFARMDEGGLARLKTDLTEDFSRFVTLKG; this comes from the coding sequence ATGATCGTCCTCGACTACCCCTACGTGTCCCGGTTCCTGACGGACTCGGTCATGGAACTCGGGCTGCCCGTGCTGGATACGGAGAACGCCCGCAGGCTGACCGGCGGCGCGGGCCTGAATTTCATCGATGAGATAGAGTTTTCTGCCCGGCTGGGCGTGGGCACCCGACTGTACACCAATTCCGAGAACGGTCTGGAACACATCCTGCGCTGCCGGTGCAACGAGGACCTGGTCCGGCAGGTGGACATCTGCAAGGACAAGGCGCTGTTCCGCGAGACCGTGGCCCCGCTGCACCCGGATTACCGGTTCGCGCGGGTGGCCATCGACGACCTGGCCGAGTTCGACGTGTCCGGGTTCGACTGTCCGTTCATCGTCAAGCCCGCCCGCGGTTTTTTCAGCCTGGGCGTGCACCTGGTCAAGTCCCATGGCCAGTGGCCCGAGGTGGTCCGCACCATCCTCGAAGAGCGGGAGGCCCTGAACGCCGAGTACCCGGAAGGGGTGGTGGACGCGGGCGAATTCCTGGTGGAGGCGGGCATCGACGGCGAGGAGTATGCCATTGACGTCTATTATGACGGAGACGGCGCGCCGGTGATCACCAATATCCTGCACCACCACTTCGTGTCCGGCGACGACGTGTCCGACCGGCTCTACTACACGTCGGCCCGCATCCTGCGCGAGCGGCTCGAGCCGTTCACGGACTACGTTATCCGCATGGGCGAGGCGTGCGCGCTGCGCAATTTCCCCATCCACCTGGAAGTCCGCGTCACCCCGGAGGGCGGCATCGTGCCCATCGAGGCCAACCCCCTGCGGTTCGCGGGCTGGTGCGTGGCCGACATCACCGGTCACGCCTGGGGCTTCAACCCCTACGAGTACTATTTCAAGGGACTCGCGCCCGACTGGGAGGCCGTCCTGTCCACCCGGGAGGGCGAGGTCACGACCATGGTCATCGCCGACGTGCCGCCGGGCATGGACCGCGACCGCATTGCCGGGTTCGATCTGCAGGGATTCCAATCGATGTTTGATAACCCGTTGGAATTGAGAGAGATTGATTATTCTGCCTATCCGGTTTTCGCCTTCTGCTTCGCCCGCATGGACGAGGGAGGACTGGCAAGGCTGAAGACCGATCTGACCGAAGACTTCAGCCGGTTCGTGACCCTGAAGGGATAA
- a CDS encoding HD-GYP domain-containing protein has product MIRAPLPGMEDVLLAASSHHERWDGSGYPKGLKREEIPFIGRIIAVADVFDAMTSDRVYRNSLSSEAARKFIIDGTGVLFCPTCVEAFLKWYDGFKGGA; this is encoded by the coding sequence GTGATCCGGGCCCCCCTGCCGGGCATGGAAGATGTGCTGCTGGCCGCGTCGTCCCACCACGAGCGCTGGGACGGCTCGGGCTATCCCAAGGGGCTCAAGCGTGAGGAGATACCCTTCATCGGCAGGATCATCGCCGTGGCCGACGTGTTCGACGCCATGACCAGCGACCGGGTCTACCGGAACTCCCTGTCCTCCGAAGCGGCCAGGAAGTTCATCATCGACGGCACCGGCGTACTGTTCTGCCCCACCTGCGTGGAGGCCTTCCTCAAGTGGTATGACGGATTCAAGGGCGGGGCCTGA
- a CDS encoding DJ-1/PfpI family protein — protein sequence MKIFMKTACLAILFLAFAICAASTASAGSQGKKALLIVAKSDFSATEYSRTRSALESGGMDCTVASSAAGPCKGDSGKRATAEMALSSVNAADYDAIVIIGGNGIMKMWKNPEAHRIVQEAVAQDKVVAAICAGPGILAHAGVMQGKRATAYSGSPSSALKEHGATYTGKKVEVDGRFITGNGPKAASGFGKAIVAAFE from the coding sequence ATGAAAATCTTCATGAAAACAGCATGCCTGGCGATCCTTTTCCTGGCCTTTGCGATCTGCGCGGCCTCGACCGCTTCGGCGGGTTCCCAGGGCAAAAAGGCCCTGCTCATCGTGGCCAAGAGCGATTTTTCGGCCACGGAGTACTCCCGGACGCGGTCGGCCCTTGAGTCCGGGGGCATGGACTGCACCGTGGCCTCCTCCGCCGCCGGGCCCTGCAAGGGCGACTCCGGCAAGCGGGCCACGGCCGAGATGGCCCTGTCCTCGGTCAACGCGGCCGACTACGACGCCATCGTGATCATCGGCGGCAACGGGATCATGAAAATGTGGAAGAACCCGGAGGCCCACCGCATCGTTCAGGAGGCGGTAGCCCAGGACAAGGTGGTGGCAGCCATCTGCGCCGGGCCCGGCATCCTGGCCCACGCGGGCGTCATGCAGGGCAAGCGGGCCACGGCCTACTCCGGCAGCCCCAGCTCGGCCCTCAAGGAGCACGGGGCCACCTACACGGGCAAGAAGGTCGAGGTGGACGGCAGGTTCATCACCGGCAACGGCCCCAAGGCGGCGTCCGGTTTCGGGAAAGCCATCGTGGCGGCCTTTGAATAA
- a CDS encoding metallophosphoesterase family protein has translation MSMTQTESFAVLADIHGNAAALKAVLGHARQRGVTRFFNLGDTFYGPLDPVGTWAVLRQTPMDSVLGNQDRILLEPTPAPDMARAIGRTLDGIGADGLAWLEGLPATLRPEPDVLLCHGTPKNDTAYLLEDVSTGLPGLRPCADILADLADVADGCTLVLTGHSHHAGLANCGPVTVINPGSVGLPAYTDDVPPHAMASGSPHARYAVVSRTGSGWQADLLTVEYDWSAAAKTARKNGREDWARWLTTGLA, from the coding sequence ATGTCCATGACGCAGACCGAATCCTTCGCCGTGCTGGCGGACATCCACGGCAACGCCGCGGCCCTCAAGGCCGTGCTGGGCCACGCGCGACAACGCGGCGTGACCCGCTTCTTCAACCTGGGCGACACCTTCTACGGCCCCCTGGACCCGGTCGGAACCTGGGCCGTCCTCAGGCAGACCCCCATGGACTCCGTGCTCGGCAACCAGGACCGCATCCTGCTCGAGCCCACCCCCGCGCCGGACATGGCCCGGGCCATCGGGCGAACCCTGGACGGCATCGGCGCGGACGGCCTGGCCTGGCTCGAGGGGCTGCCCGCCACACTCAGGCCGGAACCGGACGTCCTGCTCTGCCACGGCACGCCGAAAAACGACACCGCCTACCTGCTGGAGGACGTGTCCACCGGCCTGCCCGGCCTGCGGCCCTGCGCCGACATCCTGGCCGACCTCGCGGACGTCGCGGACGGCTGCACCCTGGTCCTGACCGGGCACAGCCACCACGCGGGGCTGGCCAACTGCGGCCCGGTCACCGTGATCAACCCCGGCAGCGTCGGACTGCCCGCCTACACGGACGACGTCCCGCCCCATGCCATGGCCTCGGGCTCGCCCCACGCCCGGTACGCCGTGGTCAGCCGGACCGGAAGCGGCTGGCAGGCGGACCTCCTGACCGTGGAATACGACTGGTCGGCGGCAGCGAAAACGGCGCGGAAGAACGGGCGCGAAGATTGGGCCCGGTGGCTGACCACCGGCCTGGCCTGA